One Phyllopteryx taeniolatus isolate TA_2022b chromosome 3, UOR_Ptae_1.2, whole genome shotgun sequence genomic window, AGATGTGGTTTTCGACGCGGAACTCGCCGGTCTGGAGGACGCACGAGATCGAGTACGAGTTAGCGCGTCGACGGCGAACCGCGGAGCGAGTATCCAAAGACTTTACGTCGGGATGGCGTCGTCGGAGCTCGCTCATCAGAGACGGCAGATCGTCGTGGCGGTAGGGCACGACGATCTCGTCCAGGTCGTTGAGCAGGACGTAGCGCGAGCGCTCCATGGACCTGTAGATGCACTCGTTCAGCGTGGTCAGCTGACCAAAGTAGTGCAGGTCGCCGCCGCTCTCGGAGAAGCGCCAGCCGGCGGAGGGCGTCAGATGCCTGTGGATGGGCCAAGGGACGATCTCCAGGAAGCCTTCCCGGGCGTAACCGCGCAACAGGCGCTCGAGCTCCGGGCCGCTGCTGGTGTTGTAGATCACCACCTTGTCCACGCCCAGCAACCTGAGCGAGGAGGGAAATCGGCTACGGCGATCAGATCGAGACTTCGAGCTCACGAAGAGACAACTGTAGAACTTTGAGCGGTAGCAACCTGGTCGAGACTGAGATCGAAGCATTGAGACCGAGTTCGGACCGAGACTGAGGGGCTGCGGACAATCGGAGACCGGGACTTTGAAGGCTCGGTCTCCGGTCGTACGCGTTGCTGttgatgtatttctttttcgATTGTACGTAATCGTACagtgtttgctttttgttttgttttactctgctgtctgcggccaggtcggcattggaaatgagaaactgttctcaattgccttacccgGATAAATAAAGGTGACGTATATACATAAGGCCGAGTCGAGACCGAGCTGTTGTGAGGCGAGAGAGACCGTGTCGAGACCAAGAAGGAAAGGTTTAGCCCGAGCGGAAACCGAAACTTGGAGCGGTGGAGACCGAGACTTTAAGGGCTCGCGGAGGATTCGAGAAGATCGACGAGAGACCGAGACTTGGAGCGGTTGAGGCCGATTTCAGACAGAGATGGAAGAGTGATTGTGGTGAATCGTATCTCATCGGAATTGTAGCGAATCCTATTGTAACGAGCGAATCGTATTGAATTGGCCAAATCTTATTGTAATTCTTACTGTAGTTTTAGTGAATTGTAATTGTAGTGACTCGTACCCTGATGGAGGGAATGATTTTGTACCGCCCAAAAGAGAAGCGCTGACCTGTACATCTCCAGAGTCTGCGCCGCCTGGAGGACATTGTTGAGCTTTCCGAACAGGTTGGAGATGCAAACCGTCAAGTTGAACGGCAGCCGGCTCTCTTTCCGTCCCGCCTCCTCCCGGTTCCTTACGGGGAGCCACGTCAGGTTCTCCGCCTCGGCGCGACTTTCGGACGGCACCAGGGCCACGTGCGACCCTCGGCAGCCCGGCGGCGTCCGACACAGGACGTCGGTGGTGACGTAGGGGAAGCCGAAGTTGTCGGTATGCTGAAGGACCGTCGCCGGGCTCCTCCCGTACCGGGAGCTTTGGCAGCAGAAGACGCAAAGCAGCCGCTGCGGCGAGTCCCGCTTGAAGATGCCGATGATGCGGACGTCCTTCCCGAACACCCTCCGGTCCGCGAAGGCCGACACCAGCAGGTGCTCGCTGCCGTTCAGACGGGTGATGGTCTCCTGGCTTACTCGCGGGAGACACGCGGCCGTCGGCCCCGAGAGCGCGCCGCCTCTCTCCTTCGCCCTCGCCCAGAAGACGAAGACGATGACCAAGGAGGCCATGAAGAACAGGCATCGTTTCCTGTTGATTGGCGTTGCCATTTTTCATCCAGTTGGGTGACGGGCACATCCTAAGGCGAGGCACCGACCGATAGGAAAGCGTTAGAGCCGTTCGGCCGATCGTCACGCACCGGACGGAGGTTCGCTCCAGATCTGACCCTTCGCTTGATCGTTtcattgatttgctttcgccacATATCAGCTCCTCGTGTACGAAAAACAAGGCGCTGCGGTTCAGTTGCAGTTTAGCGACCGAGCGCGATTTGCAGAAATTGCGGCCAAAGGTTCGACTCAGGCAAGAGTGCTGCGACTTCCGAGGAAGAGGACTCCAGTAAAAGTCGCAAGTCGTGCTCCCAATAATGACTTGAGTAAGTattcagtgggaaaaaaagtttctggGGCTGATctagaattttttttgaatCAAAGCCTGAACGTCAAATAGACCAAAATATTAAGATatattgaatgaaaacaatatCACATGCACGTTAGTCAACCGGTGTACGGAGTCGCTGAGTCGGCACATCGAGGGAGGGTGGCCCGGCGGCCCCCTCCTCCGCTAGGACCCAGGGCGAAGCACCCCGCcggtcccaaagggaggggcacgggcGCCGGACCGCCACGCCCAATCCGACCCCACCCAACGCGCCCCACCGCTACCGCCACCCTCcgagagcatgggggccccagccaccgagagggcccaacgcaggagccgGCCGCCGCCTGAAAAAGGTCACAGCCCGCCAAAAGCAGCCCCAGAGGCCCACGTCGCAGATTCACGCACGTGCGAGTGACCCTGTGGCGTGCACGGCGGTGGAAAATCACAAGATATGATTCCTGAATTCTTTTTCccaatgaatcaatgaattggAATGTTTTCCATTTCCATCCCTTTCTTCAAAAACAGCAGCGGAAATGCATAAACTGAATTGGTGACGATTCAGTTCCTGGTTGGGTGCGTAAAAATGTGCGAAAAAGCCGAAATAAAATTGATTCTAAAATAGTTTGATCATCTATTACATGTGGATTCATTGGTTATTTGTTGCACCTTGACGTTCGAGtaagaatggaaaaaaagacgCGGTGGCCCTTTGTCCTGGAAGTTGATATTTTGAGATGttataagtttaaaaaaaaaaaacgtttttttgggGGCAAACCTTGAAAGTCAGCTTGTGCGTTTGCGCAATCATCCTTTCTTTGAAATCAGCGACCAGGTCGCACGTCGCCATCTTCGATGCCGATCAGGCGCACTCGCCCGACTCGTTCTCGGAGACCCCTCGAgcgcttttttcttttgttgggtttttttgtcaCTCGAGACGAATCGCACCCGAAGCACTTGTTGCCATGTGCGAGACCTTTGGACCGGTTTCGCTCTTGACTAAACTTCTTCACAGAGGCAAAGAAATGAAGAGTGAAATCCCCAAATCCTCTTTTTGAGTCCCGATAATTGCGCGGCCCCCACTTCGCAAAAGTCGGCGGACAACTTACCGAGGGTCCGTGAAGTGGTCGTCAGTCGGCGAGGCTCGAGCTGGCTTCCGCCCTCTCGTCGTCATGACACCacctgcgcgcgcgcgcgcgcgcgtgcccGCCCGCCCTTTGGTCAACTCCAAAGGCAGGCAGGCGGGCGGGGGGGAGGCGCGCCCAAAAATGGGAAATGGCCAACAAAAGACAAGACGAGCAAATCCAAGCAAAAAGACGACTTTCGGAGATATCCAAAAAGGAACGTTATTACTTGCAGAGGAAGTCGATATTTGCGTGTGCGCTGCCTGACTTTTTGAGCGGGGGAAGCGTCGGCTATGAATACAAACTTCATATTGAAATAAACCCGTCAAGATTATAGAGAGGAAAATTGTCTTGGTCTGTAATTATTTTCTGTTTGACAACACATCGTACGAAAGACCGGCTAGCTTTAAAAGGAGCATTTGTACATAATCAAGCTCTTGCAGGAAAACCGACAAGTTGTCCAGGATTTGTGCTTCCCTGTTATGCTAATTCTGTATCGAAGCCGCCCCGGTCCCGAGCGCTTCGTTTTATTCGCTAAGGTAATTCTCAGGTCGTATTAAGATGACCGAGAAATGCGGCCGAGGGCCATCCAGAAAGTCTACAGTAcgctagctaacattagcaatACAGCTAAGGGTCATTAGCGGCTAAATTGTTGCTAAACTGCGGCAAAGAAGGAGGGAACAAAGGCATCGGCACCCTTGTACCCGTTTTTGCCACCTCGTGAGCTTCCTCCAACTCATGAGTCAGAAGAACCTCAACGAGTTATACGATCAGGAGGGGCACAAATGAATTCGGATGTgggccttattaaaggggccTGACCAAAACCGAATAcagaccagggattcgtcaatatgcATTCAAACCAGATGCACGTGAAGGAATCCGACCGGCAATTGAAGCACCGATTAAGGCAGGGCTTGTCCAGAATCCCCATGGAACACATCCATTGtccccgtaaaaaaaaaagtgggttgGAGAACGGTACAAGACTTCCAGGCAGTCAATTCTGCGGTAGTACAGAGGGCAGCGTGCGTAGCGGATCCACGCGCATTGTTCAATTCATTGAGGCCAGACGCTAGTGTGTTTACAGCGGTGGACACGAGTCATGCCttcttttctgtaccagtagaaaagaacagtccattttggtttgcattcacatttgagggcaaaaaataatatacatttactagattaccgcaaggttactgtggaGGTCCAAGCATTTATTCACAAGgaatgacaacacgcatgtctaaaTTCCCTCCCCCAGGATGTGGATGATGTtctcctggcatctccagatgcagcgaagattcattggccttactgcatcatccaGCAGAAGAACCAAAAATAAACTGCGATGGTGTCAAAGGCAAAATCACCCGATGCTCTGACGGCGATTCCGAGAGACATCATCCCGAGAGAGGGCGTACCGGAAACCGTTTACAGCGATcatgggactcattttgtaaatcaaataatcaCTCCAATAGGAACCGTGTTCCACATCGATTTGGAAAAGCGTTGTGCTCGCCACCCTCAAGAGTGTGCAGCTCTCGTGGAAAGAGTGATTGGAACAATCCAAAAATAAGACTGAAAACATGGACGGAAGGGACAGGAAGTacaatgtacatcaacattacaagcaccacaggttGAACACCTTACGAAACATTGTTTGCaagaccttatagacttccgtTGTTGAAACCCCAAAATGGGAACAAACTGAGCTGACCACATGAGAAAGTTGTTCGAGAAACAAACTGATTTCCAAGTATCTGCTGAAAGTAAACATGTTTGCCCAGCAggaaacgcttgctggtcagggAAGggaaaagacaccaacccgtttagtcaGAACTCAGCAGAACGCTTTTACGAGATTCGATAGGTTGCTACGTAGCAACTTGGGCCACTATGGCGTCgcttttgtttatatgtcccaccctgaatgatacaaaccattttttagatagaaaatcgcCCACCAGCAGGAgttacagctgatgatcagaacCGTGGGCacggcctccaaacgcggcaaaccGGTTGAATAtttggtgcccccccccccaaaatccaaCTGCTTCAATCCTAATTCCGtctgcggctctcaccaatgacgctggcagaattggggatttggatatgaccgCTATgcgacgctaggcttttggatGGGAACGCCTCATTGGCGAGATCCCCACTTCcgagtagcattgtgttatgggaaccgcgTTCAACCGGAAATGCCGTTGAGAACTTCATGGAAAGGTGGACACATTTGAATGGtcaacaacataactactgatgatcgGTTGCTCGTTGTCGCAGGAAATAGTAAATCACGGGATCCTGTATATCCCGGAACAAAAAGCAGATCAAcgcaaaccgatgttttctactttagtagctcCGAATAATTTGACTTGTATAAACACGATTAGTGAAGGCAAAAAATTCGGACCGCTGAACGACACGCcgtgtaaagtaaccttaaaagtcggaccaaagTTTATGCCAGTTTatgtcacggagcgacatctggtggcgGTGCGGAGATGATGGACTGTCGGCTAGATTAGCTAAAGATCtatctggattgtgcgctattatcactttgatattgcatgtgtcagtataccctaacCCTGTTCAAGATTtcatggaaagggcaccaatgttgttgtccaatctagaacataagacaaaaaaaaaaaagagatttgtcccggcaggggcaaaattatccaacgtACATCGACGCCAcgggtgttcctcgtggggttcctcaTCAATACAAATTGCGGGAGGATTTGAGTCCTTCATATGCTGGCGGTGCACGGTGAATAAAAATGTCGATAGGGATAAACTATAGCCACTgaaatgtacagagattaggaaattggacttgtatgagtgggttggaagctgcgcacgagcagctcaaggacgttccagaACCGCGTAGCCGTCGACACGCTCCTCGCGAGAGAGAGGGAGGCCTTTGCgctatgtttggagaacaagcAATACTGCTTCAggtggcagcttgaccagagccgtcgatggtctacggaccctcaaccacaagatgaagaaccactctcCTTCTGGGACAGAtaatgacgatgacgatgacgatgacgatttggctttacctgatttgtttcctgagcCAGAGGAGATGACGATGTTTAAACGCATTTGTTTGATCAAAATGATTCTACCGTTACAAATGGAAATGAAGTGACCGCAAGATGatgtgagaatttgtgcaaatacatgacaaacaggagggaaatgttcaATGtattgtagaagtgatcatttcttttgcttagcttgcattagtgtTATGcaggattttgagaaaggaagatgtctcgccttcaagaagatgacccTAACCcatagaagggcgccttgaccaaggacgtggccggggggttggtctcatgtcttcaccttggaACCCTCCCCTTAgcgtgttgtgtcttgtaaaacctccctatttcaaatcaatacaggagcgacgggagagattgttgacGGCGTGACGAGAGGCTTTCATCTGAACAATCTCCTCCTCAcgagcaaaagaaaccagcgtcttcattccttttgtgtctattttttattcatgttggGTAAGAGCGATCCAACAGAGTGAAACAAATGAGGTGGACGGAAAAGCTGGGCAAAATCTATTTGTGTTCATCCAATGAGGCCTTTTTTTGGGagtgaaaaaaatgatataATTTGCAATTTGGAAACCACTGCCAGCAGCTTGCTACTGGAACTCCAGTGACCTCTAGTGGAGTTAAGTGCCTTTAAAAACGCCGAATCAAAATGCGTGGATTCATTGGATAGTAACGATTAAAATGTCTAACACGTCACAATAATGCCAAAAATAGACTCTACATCCAGGGAAACGTGTTGTGACGCGCTAATATATAGTT contains:
- the LOC133475672 gene encoding uncharacterized protein LOC133475672, with translation MATPINRKRCLFFMASLVIVFVFWARAKERGGALSGPTAACLPRVSQETITRLNGSEHLLVSAFADRRVFGKDVRIIGIFKRDSPQRLLCVFCCQSSRYGRSPATVLQHTDNFGFPYVTTDVLCRTPPGCRGSHVALVPSESRAEAENLTWLPVRNREEAGRKESRLPFNLTVCISNLFGKLNNVLQAAQTLEMYRLLGVDKVVIYNTSSGPELERLLRGYAREGFLEIVPWPIHRHLTPSAGWRFSESGGDLHYFGQLTTLNECIYRSMERSRYVLLNDLDEIVVPYRHDDLPSLMSELRRRHPDTGEFRVENHIFPKTWAEPSERFRLPQWEGVPGLNILQHIYREEPNPAVYHPYKMIVRPRLVEQTSVHEVLRQFGKSYKVPREVCRIVHVRTPLQGSLTLEQLHVDTRLWDFHQKLIPNVDRVLKRAGLLPT